In Cicer arietinum cultivar CDC Frontier isolate Library 1 chromosome 7, Cicar.CDCFrontier_v2.0, whole genome shotgun sequence, a single window of DNA contains:
- the LOC101503682 gene encoding putative kinase-like protein TMKL1 codes for MLILVLGLISATLLVIIALYVFLYLKKPSKHEIKDIESSEQKQEEVVQKEDLIIFQGGEDLTICDILDAPGEVIGKSNYGTLYKALLQRSNKVRLLRFLRPVCTTRGEELDEMILFLGRIMHPNLVPLLGFYTGPRGEKLLVHPFYRHGNLTQFIRDGNGENYKWSNIHRISIGIAKGLEHLHTGHDKPIIHGNLKSKNILLDTSYQPYISDSGLHLLLNPTAGQEMLEISASQGYKAPELIKMKDASEETDIYSLGVILLELLSGKEPINEHPTPDEDFYLPNFMRNAVLGHRISDLYHPAILLRKSCDDEIQVTEECVLKFFQLAMACCSPSPSIRPNIKQVLRKLQEIIH; via the exons ATGCTGATATTAGTTCTAGGACTAATTTCAGCTACTTTACTAGTGATTATTGCACTTTATGTCTTTTTGTACTTGAAAAAACCATCAAAACATGAGATTAAAGACATAGAAAGCTCAGAACAAAAGCAAGAAGAGGTAGTTCAAAAGGAGGATTTAATCATTTTTCAAGGTGGTGAGGATTTGACAATATGTGATATATTGGATGCTCCTGGAGAAGTGATTGGAAAATCAAATTATGGAACACTTTATAAGGCTTTGTTGCAAAGGAGCAATAAAGTGAGGTTACTAAGGTTTTTGAGACCAGTTTGTACAACAAGAGGTGAAGAATTGGATGAAATGATTTTGTTTCTTGGAAGGATTATGCATCCTAATTTGGTTCCTCTTTTGGGATTTTATACTGGCCCAAGGGGTGAGAAGCTTCTTGTTCATCCTTTTTATAGGCATGGGAATTTGACTCAATTCATAAGAG ATGGAAATGGAGAGAATTACAAATGGTCAAACATACATAGAATATCAATTGGTATAGCAAAAGGGTTAGAACATCTTCACACAGGACATGACAAACCAATCATTCATGGAAACCTCAAATCAAAAAACATCCTTTTAGACACTTCCTATCAACCATACATCTCAGATTCAGGCCTCCATCTTCTGTTAAATCCAACAGCTGGCCAAGAAATGCTTGAAATTTCAGCTTCTCAAGGCTACAAAGCTCCTgaacttatcaaaatgaaagATGCGAGCGAAGAAACCGATATATATAGCCTCGGCGTAATCTTGCTCGAATTGCTCTCAGGAAAAGAACCTATCAATGAACATCCGACACCCGATGAGGATTTCTATTTGCCGAATTTTATGAGAAATGCTGTTCTTGGACATAGAATTTCTGATTTATATCATCCTGCTATTCTTCTCAGAAAAAGTTGTGATGATGAAATTCAAGTGACAGAAGAATGTGTTCTCAAATTTTTTCAACTTGCTATGGCTTGTTGTTCACCTTCACCTTCAATTAGACCTAACATAAAGCAAGTCCTTAGGAAGCTTCAAGAAATTATACACTAG